In Terriglobus aquaticus, the genomic window TCTCGCCGCCGGCAAGCCCGTCGTCTCCACATCGATCCGCGACGTCGTTCGCGAGTACGGCGATGCGGGACTGGTGAGCATCGCGGACACGCCAGAGGCGATGGCACAGGCGGTCTCGGCTGCGCTGCTGCCCCAGACTGCTGGCTGGAGGGAAGCGGTGCGGCGCAAGCTTGCACAAACCTCTTGGGACCGCACCTGGAACCAAATGGAAGCAGAAATCGCCGACACCTTGGCGCAGAAGCGTGCTGCTCGCAATGCGATTGGGCGTCGCCAATCCGCTCCCATCCGCGCTTTGATTCCAGGTGTCGCGGCGGCAGCGGCAAAGACTCTTTCGGAACGCACCGTGGAGTCGTGAGTGCCAATCGTGTGCCGGTCTACAGGACTCACGTCGACCGCGATGAACGGATAGGAATGCAATGGAAAGAGGTAGTCCGAGAGACTACCTCTTTCCATTGGAGTAGCCGCTCAGGGACACTCGCGTTGTAGCCCAGCAGCCTCTAAGTTTTTGATTTGATGGTGGGCACAGCAGGATTCGAACCTACGACTTCCACCGTGTGAAAACTCAACGCATTTGTAACTTGTTGATTTCAGGAGCACCGATGGCGCTCGAAAGCACCTGAAAGCACCCTAATTGCACCGTTGTGCACCGTCGGCTGCACCATGCAGTCAGGCCACCTCGGATGCTGGTCCCCTCCATCCTGCAAACCGTTCAGTGAACGATAGGGCTTCATACCGGGCAGACGCAAACTCGAACGTGCCGCCTATCGACTCCGAACCAATGAGAGACTGCCCTTCGAACCGCGCGATTTGTAGCCGCGCGGGAGAGGCTCCGGTGTGTTGGGCATCTATTTGCAGCTGTACATGCAGCTCCTGCCAAGCGCCCGAAGCAGTGTTTTGGCGGTAGCGCCATCGCTCGTGAACGGTCTCAAATGCCACCTTTTGCAACCATAGAACGCTGACCGCCTCATCTCGTTGATGTTGCCCCTAGAACATCTGTTGCGGGCTGTCACGTTTCCGACGATGGAAGCCAACTCGCTTGACACGTAATCAAACTTAAAGCATCTGTCCAGCTCCCGCCGCAATAAGCTGCCAAGAGGTGAAGCAGTGCCTTAACGCCTAGCAGACCGCCCGGCGGGAGCGAGGAAGGCCCGTTCCTGCGTGCCGTCAACAAGGTCGCCAACTTCGGGAAAGTCTCAGCATGTGAGTGGTCCGGGCCGCCGTTACGGAATCGGCCACGATCTACGGCACACCTACGCGAAGCTCTGCCGCAAGGCCGATGGTAACCGGGGCACTCGTCCATCCAAATCGCGGTGCGCCATCAGGGTCTGAGCGACAGATCGCTCTCGCAGTGAAACCCAGCTTCGGAGTGAACAGATCGGTGTACGCGACCCTGACCCAGGACCATGCGCATACTCAACCGCCGGAGTGCACATACATACGTGCAGATCGTGGCGAGGAATGTTGATATGCCACTATAATCCAACACGATCTCGCGAACGAAGAGGATAAATGGGTAGCGGTCAGAGCATCTTCGAGATTTGGACCGGTGCTCGTGATCTGCACTGTTACGGTACGAATGCATTTTCTGCGGAACTACCGTTCCAGAGTTGGCGACGGTTCAAAGAGGCTTTCGCTCCTGAACTGATCCATCGAGCCGTTGAGAGTAGCGCGATCCCTGTTCGCACGTGCCTGGATCCGTTTGGGGGTTCTGGCACGACCGCATTAGCTTCTCAGTTCTTGGGCGTGTACCCAATCACGATCGAGGTGAATCCGTTTTTGGCGGATCTGATTGAGGCTAAATTAACCAAATACGACACCACGGCTCTTGCACGAGACCTTGGCAGGATCCTCAGGCAGCGCCGAACTAACGACAGAAATTTGGCAGAATGGGCAAGTGGGCTTCCTGCCACATTCATTGAGCCGGGAGACGGAGATCGTTGGCTCTTTAGCCGCGCTGTCGGTACAGCCGTGCTGCAGCTCCTAGCCGGGTTGGACCGGATCGAGAACCCTTCACATAGGCGTTTGTTCCGGGTCGTCCTCGGCGGCATTCTTGTAGATGCCAGCAATGTCAGGATCAGCGGCAAAGGTCGTCGGTACCGAGCAAATTGGCGGCATTCGCAGCCTTCTGCTCAGGAGGTAGTCAGCTCCTTTGCTGAGAAGGCCCAACAAGCCATCGTTGAAGTCCACAGGTTCGATCATAGACCCGAGCAGCGTTACAAACTCATCCGCGGTGACTGCCGAAATCAAGGTTCCTCCATCAAAGAAGTAGATTTGGTCGTCTTCTCTCCTCCGTATCCGAATTCGTTTGACTATACAGACGTCTACAACGTCGAGCTATGGACCCTCGGCTATTTGCGTTCCTCTCAGGACAATCATCGTTTAAGGAAGTCAACCTTTTCTTCGCATGTTCAGATCAAACGAGACTTCGCATCCGCTCCAAAAGACTCGCGCTCTCTGAATCGGGTACTGAAATGCTTGGAACTCTCCAAAGACCAGTTGTGGAGTAGGCATATACCAGCGATGGTTGGCGGTTATTTCGCTGATTTAGCTGCCCTGCTTAACTCTCTCCAAAGCTCCTTGAGAGCGGGGGGCTCCATCTGGATGTGTGTTGGCGATAGTCAGTACAACGGCATCCGGATCCCGACCGCCGCAATTCTTGCGGAGCTCAGCCGTCCTCTAGGCTTTATCGTTACACTCTCTGAACCTGTTCGATCGATGCGCTCCTCCCCTCAGCAAGGGGGAAAAGAGGAGCTTCCCGAAACGCTGCTGGTGCTTCAGAAAAAGGCATAGTGCATCTCAGGCAGAGGCGCCTAGAGCCCTTCGCAACTCGGCAGAAGAACTATAGAGATACCACCGACGTAGGTTGACTCCCAGCGCCGCAGCCTTGCTTAGAATGTGCTTGAAACATGCTGCACCTGTATCGCTCTTCCGCATGTCGAAGCAGCATAAAGCCGACGTCAAAGCGTGTGCCTCATTCCTGTATGCCGAGGCTTGCTCTACACCCTTTGTAACCCAATCCACCATATCTTTAGGAGGGATAGCCTTCCCGCCAGCACTAAAGGATCTTAGGACCTTCAACTCGATGACCATGTGGTTAATGAGGCTTGAAGGCCCAACTCCTGTGTATTCCTCTATCAGTAGATCGACCCGACCGGTTACCTGAGTGCGCTCTTGTCGAACATTGCATAGCGGAAAGGCCCTGTTCAGACCCACCTTAATGTAAAACTGAACAGTCTGTTCAGCCAGCTTTACAGGGCGCCAGCGAGTAGCATCTTCCCACAGCTTCCCCACAGCGCTCTGTGCCTCGGGCGTGATCAATTCTTTCTGGTACAAAGCGTCTATGTGACGAAACACCTCGTCTACATTGACATTGCTAGTGAGAGGAGCGAGTTCCACGTGGTCTATGGCGTTAAGACCGTGCGGATAAAAGCGAAGCTCGCGACATCTAGGATCGAAGATCAACGCCGGCAGAGTGCCCAGCGCCAAGCCCTCCGAAACGAATCGAAATAGCTCATCATCGTCGTTCGTCTGATGTTCACGAGACCAACCCGAATTCACTGTTGGGTTTACTATCCAGACGCGACCACCGAGCTGATTCTGCCCGTTCCGAAGCATCGGAACGCGGGAGAAGTTCTCCAGAGATACTTCACCTGAGCGGGCCAATAGAAAAACAGAAAGGCCCTCCTCGGAGAAGCCGCGTAGATGTCTCAGTTGCACCAGTTTTGCCACGCCTCCTTTGAATCGTATCTCTGGCGGCATATCGGAATCCATTCCGATCGGCTGGAACGTTGCGGCTGAGTCTACAAGCTCACTCTCAGTCCAAGCGCCCAGAGATGTTTCATCTTTAACCAGCGGCATATAGCCTCCTGGTCATGTGAGATATGTAGGACTGGATCATTTCACCGGGTGAGGTCTGGCCGTCTCTTCTCAGAAGAGAACCCAGCTTATGCGCTGCATTCGCTGCGTAGTTGGTTTGCCTCCATTCGGCAAAATCGACCACGTTTCCGGTATCGGTGACGGCGTCGCCGTATGTCGCATCTTCCTCGCCCAGAAGTGGAATCTCAGCATTACTAACAGACGAAAGACTAAGTGCAAGCTCTTGGCAGAACTCGCAAATCTGTAGCTCCTCTGGAAAGCTTCTAACGACCTCAAGCACGGGGTCTGCGAGCTGGTGATTCAAGCTGTA contains:
- a CDS encoding site-specific DNA-methyltransferase, which produces MGSGQSIFEIWTGARDLHCYGTNAFSAELPFQSWRRFKEAFAPELIHRAVESSAIPVRTCLDPFGGSGTTALASQFLGVYPITIEVNPFLADLIEAKLTKYDTTALARDLGRILRQRRTNDRNLAEWASGLPATFIEPGDGDRWLFSRAVGTAVLQLLAGLDRIENPSHRRLFRVVLGGILVDASNVRISGKGRRYRANWRHSQPSAQEVVSSFAEKAQQAIVEVHRFDHRPEQRYKLIRGDCRNQGSSIKEVDLVVFSPPYPNSFDYTDVYNVELWTLGYLRSSQDNHRLRKSTFSSHVQIKRDFASAPKDSRSLNRVLKCLELSKDQLWSRHIPAMVGGYFADLAALLNSLQSSLRAGGSIWMCVGDSQYNGIRIPTAAILAELSRPLGFIVTLSEPVRSMRSSPQQGGKEELPETLLVLQKKA